In Trifolium pratense cultivar HEN17-A07 linkage group LG7, ARS_RC_1.1, whole genome shotgun sequence, a genomic segment contains:
- the LOC123899245 gene encoding uncharacterized protein LOC123899245 — protein sequence MASSWRRTLGNARSFVNNSMGGLRGGSNLASWVVAGTLAYYLWIKPAQDLKREQQEKAALATSPDPFRYVETRKPVADPQVNGLIYGNNNKENSNRRQD from the exons ATGGCGAGTAGTTGGAGAAGAACTTTGGGTAACGCAAGATCGTTCGTTAACAATTCGATGGGCGGTCTCAGAGGTGGAAGCAACCTTGCTTCTTGGGTTGTCGCCGGAACCCTAGCTTATTACCTTTGGATCAAACCCGCACAAGACCTAAAACGCGAACAACAG GAAAAAGCTGCTCTTGCTACCTCTCCTGATCCTTTTCGCTACGTCGAGACTCGAAAACCTGTTGCTGATCCTCAA GTGAATGGTTTGATATATGGAAATAACAacaaagaaaattcaaatagGAGACAGGATTAG
- the LOC123899246 gene encoding RNA-binding protein 24 translates to MAYQSSGSSSSSGFQLLNSPFGDTTYTKVFVGGLAWETQSETMRRYFEQFGDILEAVVIADKNTGRSKGYGFVTFRDPEAARRACADPSPVIDGRRANCNLASLGRPRPPPITYGRVRPASPYVGSLQPARAAYVGGYGYQQALPYGYQQGMVYPPYGYTAYGPEYVYPQSMYAGQQYLQIYGVPGAVNTNMYPYGQLGQAIHGGHGYTAMQGYTVPAHQLVPYGGSNVNVITTSPMSAIQAPYPSGIATPVPGQPQFIVSPQFVQGSGPDQTTG, encoded by the exons atgGCATACCAAAGTTCAGGATCAAGTTCAAGTTCTGGGTTTCAATTGTTGAATTCTCCTTTTGGAGATACTACTTATACTAAGGTTTTTGTTGGTGGATTGGCATGGGAGACTCAAAGTGAAACTATGCGCCGTTACTTTGAACAATTTGGAGATATTCTCGAAGCCGTCGTCATCGCTGACAAGAACACTGGGAGATCCAAAGGCTATGGTTTT GTGACTTTCCGTGATCCTGAAGCTGCCAGGAGAGCCTGTGCCGATCCAAGTCCTGTTATCGACGGTAGAAGAGCTAATTGTAATTTGGCTTCGCTTGGTCGACCACGACCTCCTCCTATCACCTATG gACGGGTAAGACCAGCATCCCCTTATGTTGGAAGTTTGCAACCGGCCCGCGCTGCTTACGTTGGAGGTTATGGCTACCAGCAAGCACTTCCCTATGGCTATCAACAAGGAATGGTTTATCCCCCTTATGG GTATACGGCATATGGACCTGAATACGTCTACCCACAG AGTATGTATGCTGGTCAACAGTACCTTCAGATATATGGTGTGCCTGGTGCAGTGAATACAAATATGTATCCTTATGGACAATTGGGTCAAGCTATTCATGGTGGCCATGGTTATACAGCAATGCAGGGTTATACTGTACCAGCTCATCAGCTAGTTCCCTATGGTGGATCAAATGTTAATGTAATAACAACTTCACCTATGTCTGCCATTCAAGCACCATATCCTAGTG GAATTGCTACACCAGTTCCAGGCCAACCACAATTTATTGTTTCTCCTCAGTTCGTTCAAGGTAGCGGTCCTGACCAAACAACTGGTTAG
- the LOC123899247 gene encoding SWI/SNF complex subunit SWI3B isoform X2: MATSTPERPAEPPSSAAEPPKIQTQPPISTPPPPPAKPPLTPPPSKPEVPLADPKPSPDTSLILIPSHSRWFSWDSIHECEIRNIPDSSKNPRVYKYYRNSIVKHFRFNPNRKITFTDVRKTLVGDVGSIRRVFDFLEAWGLINYHPSSSLSKPFKWDDKDSKPESGSNSTDSSSPAPVKETARRICSGCKTNCVVACFACDKNDMTLCARCFVRGNYRIGMSNTEFKRVEISEATKTEWTEKETLNLLEAITFFGDDWKKVSHHVVGRTEKECVARFLKLPFGDQFLRYQQSESASLTDDGSHQLKPPADAEFESETVDSDKSSKRMRLTPLADASNPIMAQAAFLSALAGTEVAHAAAQAALTTLTDVYKSTRTNYRPFQKNALPQDVGVASNGGNASDSIQGSLLRADLQCEKEESDVAKSISEIIEVQMKTIQDKLIKFEELDLLMEKESQQLEQVKSLFFLDQLNLLFRKTSAPTTAEGNHVKRN; encoded by the exons ATGGCGACATCAACCCCAGAAAGACCCGCCGAACCACCGTCATCCGCCGCCGAACCACCTAAAATTCAAACTCAACCTCCAATTTCTACTCCACCTCCACCTCCTGCGAAGCCACCACTAACACCACCGCCGTCGAAACCAGAAGTCCCACTGGCAGACCCCAAACCATCTCCCGACACCAGCTTAATCCTAATCCCAAGTCACTCAAGATGGTTCTCATGGGATTCCATTCACGAATGCGAGATTCGTAACATTCCAGATTCTTCCAAAAACCCTAGGGTTTACAAATACTATAGAAATTCTATAGTAAAACATTTCAGATTCAATCCCAATAGAAAAATCACCTTCACCGATGTTCGGAAAACGCTCGTAGGTGACGTAGGTTCAATTCGAAGAGTCTTCGATTTTCTTGAAGCTTGGGGTTTAATCAATTATCatccttcttcttctctcaGTAAACCTTTCAAATGGGATGACAAAGACTCAAAACCTGAATCAGGATCGAATTCTACTGATTCTTCTTCTCCGGCGCCGGTCAAAGAAACTGCTAGGAGAATTTGCAGTGGCTGCAAAACTAACTGTGTTGTTGCTTGCTTTGCCTGTGACAAG AATGATATGACTTTGTGTGCGAGGTGTTTTGTTCGCGGAAACTATCGAATTGGTATGAGTAATACAGAATTCAAGAGAGTGGAGATTAGTGAGGCGACAAAAACTGAATGGACTGAGAAGGAAACGTTGAATCTTCTTGAAGCTATTACGTTTTTCGGTGATGATTGGAAGAAGGTTTCTCATCATGTTGTTGGTAGGACTGAGAAGGAATGTGTTGCTCGTTTTCTTAAGCTTCCTTTTGGTGATCAATTCCTGCGTTATCAACAGTCTGAGTCTGCTTCTCTCACTGATGACGGTTCTCATCAGTTGAAGCCTCCTGCTGATGCTGAATTTGAGTCAGAAACTGTTGACTCGGATAAATCTAGTAAGAGAATGCGTCTCACACCTCTTGCGGATGCAAGCAATCCTATCATGGCTCAG GCTGCTTTCCTTTCTGCTTTAGCAGGGACTGAGGTTGCACATGCTGCGGCTCAAGCTGCTCTGACAACTCTGACCGATGTTTACAAGTCAACTAGAACTAACTATCGACCATTTCAGAAGAATGCATTACCACAAG ATGTTGGTGTTGCATCCAACGGTGGTAATGCTTCAGATTCTATCCAAGGATCTCTATTGCGTGCTGATTTACAGTGCGAGAAGGAAGAATCAGATGTGGCAAAATCAATTTCTGAGATTATAGAAGTTCAG ATGAAAACTATCCAGGACAAGCTTATCAAGTTTGAAGAGTTAGACCTGCTAATGGAAAAAGAATCCCAGCAGTTGGAGCAAGTGAAGAGTTTGTTTTTCCTTGATCAGCTTAACCTTTTATTTCGTAAAACATCTGCACCAACGACCGCAGAAGGCAATCATGTAAAGAGGAATTGA
- the LOC123899247 gene encoding SWI/SNF complex subunit SWI3B isoform X1, with translation MATSTPERPAEPPSSAAEPPKIQTQPPISTPPPPPAKPPLTPPPSKPEVPLADPKPSPDTSLILIPSHSRWFSWDSIHECEIRNIPDSSKNPRVYKYYRNSIVKHFRFNPNRKITFTDVRKTLVGDVGSIRRVFDFLEAWGLINYHPSSSLSKPFKWDDKDSKPESGSNSTDSSSPAPVKETARRICSGCKTNCVVACFACDKVSYFWYSEKNDMTLCARCFVRGNYRIGMSNTEFKRVEISEATKTEWTEKETLNLLEAITFFGDDWKKVSHHVVGRTEKECVARFLKLPFGDQFLRYQQSESASLTDDGSHQLKPPADAEFESETVDSDKSSKRMRLTPLADASNPIMAQAAFLSALAGTEVAHAAAQAALTTLTDVYKSTRTNYRPFQKNALPQDVGVASNGGNASDSIQGSLLRADLQCEKEESDVAKSISEIIEVQMKTIQDKLIKFEELDLLMEKESQQLEQVKSLFFLDQLNLLFRKTSAPTTAEGNHVKRN, from the exons ATGGCGACATCAACCCCAGAAAGACCCGCCGAACCACCGTCATCCGCCGCCGAACCACCTAAAATTCAAACTCAACCTCCAATTTCTACTCCACCTCCACCTCCTGCGAAGCCACCACTAACACCACCGCCGTCGAAACCAGAAGTCCCACTGGCAGACCCCAAACCATCTCCCGACACCAGCTTAATCCTAATCCCAAGTCACTCAAGATGGTTCTCATGGGATTCCATTCACGAATGCGAGATTCGTAACATTCCAGATTCTTCCAAAAACCCTAGGGTTTACAAATACTATAGAAATTCTATAGTAAAACATTTCAGATTCAATCCCAATAGAAAAATCACCTTCACCGATGTTCGGAAAACGCTCGTAGGTGACGTAGGTTCAATTCGAAGAGTCTTCGATTTTCTTGAAGCTTGGGGTTTAATCAATTATCatccttcttcttctctcaGTAAACCTTTCAAATGGGATGACAAAGACTCAAAACCTGAATCAGGATCGAATTCTACTGATTCTTCTTCTCCGGCGCCGGTCAAAGAAACTGCTAGGAGAATTTGCAGTGGCTGCAAAACTAACTGTGTTGTTGCTTGCTTTGCCTGTGACAAGGTTAGTTATTTTTGGTATTCTGAAAAG AATGATATGACTTTGTGTGCGAGGTGTTTTGTTCGCGGAAACTATCGAATTGGTATGAGTAATACAGAATTCAAGAGAGTGGAGATTAGTGAGGCGACAAAAACTGAATGGACTGAGAAGGAAACGTTGAATCTTCTTGAAGCTATTACGTTTTTCGGTGATGATTGGAAGAAGGTTTCTCATCATGTTGTTGGTAGGACTGAGAAGGAATGTGTTGCTCGTTTTCTTAAGCTTCCTTTTGGTGATCAATTCCTGCGTTATCAACAGTCTGAGTCTGCTTCTCTCACTGATGACGGTTCTCATCAGTTGAAGCCTCCTGCTGATGCTGAATTTGAGTCAGAAACTGTTGACTCGGATAAATCTAGTAAGAGAATGCGTCTCACACCTCTTGCGGATGCAAGCAATCCTATCATGGCTCAG GCTGCTTTCCTTTCTGCTTTAGCAGGGACTGAGGTTGCACATGCTGCGGCTCAAGCTGCTCTGACAACTCTGACCGATGTTTACAAGTCAACTAGAACTAACTATCGACCATTTCAGAAGAATGCATTACCACAAG ATGTTGGTGTTGCATCCAACGGTGGTAATGCTTCAGATTCTATCCAAGGATCTCTATTGCGTGCTGATTTACAGTGCGAGAAGGAAGAATCAGATGTGGCAAAATCAATTTCTGAGATTATAGAAGTTCAG ATGAAAACTATCCAGGACAAGCTTATCAAGTTTGAAGAGTTAGACCTGCTAATGGAAAAAGAATCCCAGCAGTTGGAGCAAGTGAAGAGTTTGTTTTTCCTTGATCAGCTTAACCTTTTATTTCGTAAAACATCTGCACCAACGACCGCAGAAGGCAATCATGTAAAGAGGAATTGA